One window of the Gammaproteobacteria bacterium genome contains the following:
- the trpA gene encoding tryptophan synthase subunit alpha translates to MSRITHCFDRLRVQKRKALIPFITAGDPSPELTVPLMHAMVGAGADILELGVPFSDPMADGPVIQRASERALKHHVSLRRVLDMVRTFRASDTTTPVVLMGYLNPVEVMGYEQFASAAAAAGVDGVLTVDMPPEEADDLVTALHAHALAPVFLLAPTSTRERIAKVIAVAQGYIYYVSLKGVTGAATLDIAAVQDKLGEIRALTDLPLGVGFGIKDAVTAAAVGRLADAVIVGSALVQKIEQLQHAPEKIAAEVCMLLAGMRQALDETAGKTP, encoded by the coding sequence GTGAGCCGTATCACGCACTGTTTCGATCGGTTGCGCGTGCAAAAACGCAAGGCGCTGATTCCTTTTATTACTGCCGGTGACCCGAGTCCGGAGCTGACTGTGCCGCTGATGCATGCCATGGTGGGTGCCGGAGCGGATATCCTCGAGCTCGGTGTACCATTTTCCGATCCGATGGCCGATGGCCCGGTGATACAGCGCGCCTCTGAGCGCGCGCTCAAGCACCATGTCAGCCTGCGTCGCGTGCTCGACATGGTGCGCACGTTCCGCGCCAGTGATACCACCACACCGGTGGTACTCATGGGCTATCTCAACCCGGTGGAGGTGATGGGCTATGAGCAGTTTGCCAGCGCCGCCGCCGCCGCAGGTGTTGATGGTGTGCTCACGGTGGACATGCCGCCCGAAGAGGCCGATGACCTGGTCACGGCATTGCACGCGCATGCGCTTGCGCCGGTCTTTCTGCTCGCCCCCACCAGCACCCGCGAGCGTATCGCCAAGGTCATCGCAGTGGCACAGGGGTATATCTACTATGTCTCGCTCAAGGGCGTAACCGGTGCCGCAACGCTGGATATTGCCGCAGTGCAAGACAAGTTGGGCGAGATTCGCGCTCTGACCGATCTGCCGCTGGGTGTTGGCTTCGGTATCAAGGATGCTGTCACGGCCGCCGCAGTGGGTCGCCTCGCCGATGCCGTGATAGTCGGCAGTGCGCTGGTGCAAAAGATCGAGCAGTTACAGCATGCACCGGAAAAGATTGCCGCTGAAGTCTGCATGCTGCTGGCCGGGATGCGCCAAGCGCTCGATGAAACTGCCGGAAAAACGCCATGA
- the accD gene encoding acetyl-CoA carboxylase, carboxyltransferase subunit beta: MNWFEKLLPSKIKTEGNGPKKTVPEGLWTKCELCSAVLFRAELERNLHVCPKCNHHMRIGARKRLDHFLDAEPREELAATLAPVDILKFRDSKRYKDRLSQAQKDTGEQDAMIVVAGRLKKQPIVACAFEFRFMGGSMGSVVGERFVRAVNYCLEQGVPLVCFSASGGARMQEGLLSLMQMAKTSAALARLRERGIPFVSVLTDPTMGGVSASLAMLGDVNVAEPKALIGFAGPRVIEQTVREVLPEGFQRAEFLLDHGAIDMIISRHEMRDRVARLLALLMHRPVASN, translated from the coding sequence ATGAACTGGTTCGAAAAACTGCTGCCGTCCAAGATCAAGACCGAAGGCAACGGCCCGAAAAAAACGGTGCCGGAAGGGTTGTGGACCAAATGCGAGCTATGCAGCGCCGTATTGTTTCGTGCCGAACTCGAGCGTAACCTGCACGTCTGTCCGAAATGCAATCACCACATGCGTATTGGTGCGCGCAAACGGCTGGATCATTTTCTGGATGCCGAACCGCGCGAAGAACTGGCCGCGACGCTGGCGCCGGTGGACATCCTCAAGTTTCGTGACAGCAAGCGCTACAAGGATAGATTATCACAGGCGCAAAAAGACACGGGCGAGCAGGATGCCATGATAGTCGTTGCAGGCCGGCTCAAAAAGCAACCGATCGTCGCCTGTGCATTTGAGTTTCGCTTCATGGGGGGCTCGATGGGGTCGGTGGTGGGCGAGCGTTTTGTGCGCGCGGTGAATTATTGTCTGGAACAGGGCGTGCCGCTGGTCTGTTTCTCCGCCTCCGGCGGCGCGCGCATGCAGGAAGGCCTGCTCTCGCTGATGCAGATGGCCAAGACCAGTGCCGCCCTGGCCCGCCTGCGCGAGCGTGGCATTCCATTTGTCTCCGTACTTACCGATCCCACCATGGGCGGGGTATCGGCGAGCCTGGCCATGCTGGGCGATGTGAACGTGGCGGAACCCAAGGCACTGATCGGTTTCGCCGGGCCGCGTGTCATTGAGCAGACCGTGCGGGAGGTGTTGCCGGAGGGTTTCCAACGTGCCGAGTTCCTGCTTGATCACGGCGCCATCGACATGATCATCAGCCGCCACGAAATGCGCGACCGGGTGGCACGCCTGCTGGCGCTGTTGATGCATAGACCGGTGGCAAGTAATTAG
- the folC gene encoding bifunctional tetrahydrofolate synthase/dihydrofolate synthase, with the protein MRFNSLADWLSWQETQHPVLIDLGLERVSAVLRRMGLAQPPHAVVTVAGTNGKGSCVALLESIYRAAGYRTGSYSSPHLLRYNERIRMLGAEVDDARLCAAFERVDAARAGISLSYFEFGTLAALRILQDAQLDVAILEVGLGGRLDAVNIVDPDVAVVTSIGIDHVEWLGPDRESIGREKAGIFRAGRPAICGDPAPPHSLQVRADELATPLYRIQHDFGYEVSGDDWTWWGRFAGANTRYEQLPFPALRGAFQLQNAATAVMAMQVLMARLPVSVEALQRGLTTVSLPGRFQVQAGPVTRIFDVAHNPHGAAVLARTLQEYPCAGRTLAVFSMLADKDIAGVVGALRGSVHHWQVAALPTPRAATAAQIMQAVRENAPAASVAGSASVGEAWRATWSQARPGDRVLVFGSFYTVAEAMQAAL; encoded by the coding sequence ATGCGTTTTAACTCACTCGCCGACTGGTTGTCCTGGCAGGAAACCCAGCATCCTGTACTGATCGACCTTGGCCTGGAGCGGGTCAGCGCCGTACTCCGGCGCATGGGTCTCGCGCAGCCGCCGCACGCCGTCGTCACGGTGGCGGGCACCAACGGTAAAGGGTCGTGCGTCGCCTTGCTGGAATCGATATACCGGGCCGCCGGTTACCGTACCGGCAGTTACAGTTCCCCTCATCTGCTGCGCTACAACGAGCGTATCCGCATGCTGGGCGCGGAGGTGGATGATGCGCGTTTGTGCGCGGCCTTTGAGCGCGTCGATGCGGCACGCGCCGGGATCTCCCTCAGTTATTTTGAGTTTGGTACACTGGCGGCGCTGCGCATCCTGCAGGATGCGCAGCTGGATGTGGCCATACTGGAGGTCGGTCTGGGTGGTCGGCTCGATGCAGTGAATATAGTGGACCCTGACGTCGCCGTAGTGACCAGCATCGGCATCGATCATGTGGAATGGCTGGGTCCGGACCGGGAAAGCATCGGCCGCGAAAAGGCCGGCATCTTCCGCGCCGGGCGGCCCGCGATCTGTGGCGATCCAGCCCCGCCTCACAGCCTGCAAGTCCGGGCCGACGAACTGGCGACGCCTTTGTACCGTATCCAGCATGATTTCGGCTATGAAGTCAGCGGTGACGACTGGACCTGGTGGGGCAGGTTCGCGGGTGCCAATACACGTTACGAGCAGCTGCCGTTTCCCGCCCTGCGCGGTGCGTTTCAGCTGCAAAATGCGGCCACCGCCGTGATGGCCATGCAGGTGCTCATGGCGCGCTTGCCGGTGAGTGTGGAGGCCCTGCAGCGGGGGTTGACTACGGTCAGTCTGCCGGGCCGGTTTCAGGTGCAGGCGGGGCCGGTGACACGCATCTTTGATGTCGCCCATAATCCACACGGTGCAGCGGTGCTGGCGCGCACGCTGCAGGAGTACCCCTGTGCGGGGCGTACGCTGGCGGTGTTTTCCATGTTGGCTGACAAGGATATCGCCGGCGTGGTGGGCGCCCTGCGTGGGAGCGTGCACCACTGGCAGGTGGCGGCACTCCCGACGCCACGTGCGGCCACTGCGGCGCAAATCATGCAGGCCGTGCGCGAAAACGCACCTGCGGCCAGCGTTGCAGGCAGCGCCAGCGTCGGCGAGGCCTGGCGTGCCACTTGGAGTCAGGCCCGGCCGGGTGACCGTGTGCTGGTGTTTGGTTCGTTTTATACCGTGGCTGAGGCCATGCAGGCGGCGTTATAA
- a CDS encoding SPOR domain-containing protein, with protein sequence MSQQGRYMEDGGLKQRLVGAVVLVILAVIVIPMLLSGEGHSPLTKSNIPPPPASEFSSKIIPLEDIPPTGSLNPVPAELAPVVKPVPLAPAPPAAQKAPAQVLSMPGSRVDKAPSATATGWVVRLGSFANEQNAHALRDQLRSKGYQPLVEKITANGATLLRVSVGPEPDRKRAEAVRDKLLQEINLKGGVVQYP encoded by the coding sequence ATGTCACAACAAGGCCGATACATGGAAGATGGTGGATTGAAGCAGCGTCTGGTGGGCGCCGTCGTATTGGTCATACTGGCGGTGATTGTCATTCCCATGCTGCTGAGCGGGGAAGGTCACAGCCCGCTGACCAAGAGCAATATTCCGCCGCCGCCTGCGTCCGAATTCAGTTCCAAGATCATCCCGCTGGAGGATATCCCCCCTACCGGCAGTCTTAACCCGGTGCCGGCCGAGCTGGCGCCCGTCGTTAAACCCGTACCTCTTGCGCCTGCGCCGCCAGCGGCCCAGAAGGCACCGGCGCAAGTGCTGTCGATGCCGGGGAGTCGTGTCGACAAGGCACCCTCCGCCACTGCAACCGGCTGGGTGGTGCGGCTGGGCAGCTTTGCCAATGAGCAGAATGCACATGCCCTGCGTGACCAGTTGCGCAGCAAAGGCTACCAGCCGCTGGTGGAGAAGATCACGGCCAACGGCGCCACACTGTTGCGCGTGAGTGTGGGGCCGGAGCCCGATCGCAAGCGGGCCGAGGCGGTGCGCGACAAGCTGTTGCAGGAGATCAATCTCAAGGGTGGCGTGGTGCAGTATCCCTGA
- a CDS encoding CvpA family protein: MIWVDYTIIGIIALSTLIGLIRGLIREALSLVAWVVAFWVAITFSSYGAELFAAYIPAPSMQLAAAFVSLFVVTLICAAIVNYLITRLVDKTGLKGTDHMLGVIFGVARGVAVVAILVLLAGATPLPQDQWWQDSLLIDQFQTLSLWLRGMLPPEFAQKFEYVDSPL, from the coding sequence ATGATCTGGGTTGACTATACCATCATCGGGATTATTGCCCTTTCCACGCTGATCGGTCTGATTCGCGGCCTGATACGTGAGGCCTTGTCGCTGGTCGCCTGGGTTGTGGCTTTCTGGGTTGCAATAACTTTTTCGTCGTATGGCGCTGAATTGTTTGCCGCCTATATTCCGGCGCCGTCCATGCAACTGGCGGCGGCGTTTGTCAGCCTGTTTGTGGTCACGCTGATCTGTGCGGCCATTGTGAATTATCTGATTACGCGGCTGGTGGACAAGACCGGCCTCAAGGGTACCGATCACATGCTGGGTGTGATATTCGGTGTGGCGCGTGGTGTGGCCGTGGTGGCAATACTGGTGTTGCTGGCCGGAGCCACACCACTGCCCCAGGATCAGTGGTGGCAGGACTCGTTGCTCATCGATCAGTTCCAGACCCTGTCTTTATGGCTGCGCGGCATGTTGCCACCGGAGTTTGCGCAGA